The Antechinus flavipes isolate AdamAnt ecotype Samford, QLD, Australia chromosome 4, AdamAnt_v2, whole genome shotgun sequence genomic interval TAGAAACTtacagcattatataaatgtatattattaatttaaattattgaaaaacctggaaagatttgcatgaagtagtgctgagtgaaatgaacagaaccagaagaacattgcatacaagaacagcaagattgtgtgataataaACTTTgataaacttggttcttctcatcaatacagtgatctaagacaattccaaaaagactcatgatggaaaatcctgtccacatccagagaaagaatggtgggctctgaatgaagattgaagcatactattttaactcttttttgtttttttctttctcatggtatttcccttttgttctgattcttctttcacaaccagattaatgtgaaaatgtttaatatgattaagCATGTGTGACtaatatcagattacttgccatcttggggagggatgaaggcagggaggaaagaaaaaaatttgggaatcaaaatcttattaaaatgactgttggaaattattttacatgtaattagaaaaaataaaatagctattaagtggaaaaaataaattgttttattgtatatcctattttattttaaattttaatttaaaatgtattcctAGATCATATtgttaataattcaaattatttcattatgtatCATCTTTCCTCTCCTAGCACTGCTTCTGACTCTCTGGATTTTATCACATTTCTCCTACCGCCTCTTCCCCTGAAACATTATTTCCTACCTCTAGCCTTTCTCCCATTGATAAAATCCACTATGTCAGCCTGGATTCCAAGCTAGACATTTTTCATTCCCCTCCTCATTCTGCTCCTAAGCGTTCAGACTTTATCACCATGTCTCAGCTACTTTTTACCTTGGTACATCCTTCCATTCCTCCTACCCCTTCTCTTTCCCAAAGGTGAATTCCTCCTTGAGCATATACCATGAAGAGGGGCCCCAAATTGTCATCCTCTATTCCCCTCCTGCTGCTGCTTATAACTCTTTAACCATAGGCACCATGCcagtacataataaatgcctaAGAAATTCTTGCTACCTGCATGCCTGCCCTTATTATCTCCTATTTGTTCCAAAACAGTTGTTGGTAGAATACTTATtcaaagaaacacacacacacacacacacacacacacacacacacacacgagagaaAGGCTCATTGacagaaatcaaaacaaataaaagaggactagaaaaagaattatggaattgTAGAGCATAATAATCATCAGTGGTCTAGCTCATGCTCCAAAATTAATCCACATTGTAATATACCCAACAAGTTGTCCTACACTCTGCCAGAAGATCTTAAGTGAAAGGAATCTCACTACTTTCTGACATAatgcatttctatttttcattggCTTTAACTGTTAAAGAATGTGTTCCTGGACAACAGGAATCAGTTTGCCACTTTTCAATTTCCACCCACTGTTGTAGCATGTCAAGATCTTTCTGAATTCTGAATTGGGTTGTCACCCAATTAATTACCTGGTTTACTAGTTTTATAGACTACAAAATTTAGCAAACATGCCATTTAGACCTTTATCAAAGTCATTGATTAAAGATGTGAATTAACCAGCATAGAGCCAAGCAGAGATCTCTGGAGCAGTCCATTGAATACGTCTTTCTGAGGTAAAAGTCAACCTTTCGTGACTACTAGAGAAAAAATATGGCAAGTCCCTCCAATgtccttgtcaagaaaatccaaaatggggtcacaaagcatcagacatgactgaaaacaactgaacaaccatAACTAATGACTATTCTTGGAGGTTAGTCATTCATCCAGTTCTGTATCCTTACTATCtactaattatattttaacctaTCCTGTGTCTCTCCCCTTTTTACACAATAATAACAGAAGTTGCCTTATTAATCATTTCACTAAATTCTATATTAACTGTATCTACTACATTCCCTTGATATGCACAATTTGTAATTATCaataaaggaaataagattaCTCTGAGAGCCTTTTTTCTGGCTTTGTGTGATTAATACTTTCTTTACCAGATATTCATAATCATCTCTTTAATAATTAGTTCTAAAATTTTGCCAGAATCGAGGTCAAGTTTACTGACCTATAGTTTGCaaacacttttttctttccttttttgaaactGGAACAACTTTTGCCCTTCTATAGTCCTTCAGAATCTCTTGTCTTCTCCACAATCTTCTGAATATCATGGACATCTAAACAGTCATATCCACCACTTCTTTCAGTTGAAACACAGAGAAATCACTAGAGacagagaaatcaaggaaaaacagaaataaaaataaagacacaaAGAGAACAGACAGACATTTGTGGAGAAGACACATTCTTCTGTGAATGTGAAGACACATTCAAAGCTACATTCTTTTCTTCATAACTGATTCACCTTAATCGTCTCACATATacacttaatttttttgtctttacaaaaTCCTTCTTATCAAGCATGAAGTCTCCTGAACTTCtctttcaaaaatcatttgaatAAAAGAAGAATTATTAGAAAGAAGAATAGTATGTCCCACAGTTCTACAAGAAAAGAATCTGGGAGATAACAGAAGAGACAAATATATTCAGGCAAGTTTAGGATATGATTACAGAATCAGAACTATTTAGCTTTGATATGATCCAGTGGGTAAGAGAGAAGCAGAAATCATTTCCCTCTGGAACTTGTATAGATATCATATGTGGTTATTCATCAAGACTAATACACCCATAAATAGGATggtttttatttcccttctaagGGTGGTACAGAATTCTTATATAGAAAGTCTATGCATCTTTTACTCTATCTTCCCAATATCCCTATACGTGATATCTGGGGGATTGGAGAATTAGAGTAAGTGGTAAGGGAAATATATAGGCTAAAATTGCCTATTTTCTATAGGTATGAGTCTAAGACTAGAAGAGGTAAAATGACATATCCAAAGTCAACTTACATGAATTTCACTCATTCTACAAATCACTAATTGCCTCCCTAACCTCTTAATGGCAGATCTCATCTCCTGATTCCTGAGGGTATAAATCATGGGGTTTAACATGGGAGTGATGACTGTATAACTGATGGAGACAGCTTTATCTATAGGGAAAGAGATGAAAGGCCGAGCATAGATGTAAATGCATGGCACAAATATCAGGGACACCACAATGATGTGAGTGGTACAGGTGAGGGAAGCTTTGCGCCTTGCCTCCCCTGAGTGAGATCTCAACATCACCAAGATGACTGTGTAGGAAGCCAGGAGGATGAGGAACCAGATGAGGTCCAACATCCCACTATTGGTAATCATGAGGAGCTCCAGAAAAGAGGTATCTGTACAAGCAAGTCTCAAGACTTGGGGAACATCACAATAAAAGTTATCCAGGATGCTGGGGCCACAGAAAGGCAAGGGAAGCAGGAGAGCGAGCTGAACAATGGAGTGGGCAAAGCCTCCTGCCCAGGCAGCCACTACCAACCCAAAACACATTTGAGGATTCATGATGGTGATATAATGGAGGGGTCGGGAGATGGCAATGTAGCGGTCAAATGCCATCACTGAGAGGAAGAAGACTGTAGCACCccctagaaaatgaaagaaaaagatctgAGTCATGCAACCCTGGTAGGAGATGGTTTTGGACTCAGATATGAAATCAATCAACATCTTAGGAGTAGTGACAGATGAAAAACAGACATCTACAACAGCCAAGTTCCGGAGAAGAAAATACATGGGAGTGTGGAGTCGGTTGTCAGAAGTAACGATGACCATAATGAGAAGATTGCCCAAAATGGTTGTTATGTAGACAATCAGGAATACCAGAAATAGAAAATCCTGCAGCTCCCGAGTCTCTGAGAGTCCCAGGAAGACAAACTCTGTCACCTTAGTAAAGTTTCCTGCTTCCATAGGATCTTTCTAACACACCTAGAGAGGAAacaaatcaaatgtaaaaaggaaggaagatagagaaggaaggaaggaagggaaggaaggagggagggaggaagggaggaaggaaggaaagaaggaaagaaggaaggaaggaaggaaggaaggaaggaaggaaggaaggaaggaaggaaggaaggaaggaaggaagaaaggaaagggggaaagggaggaaagaagaaagggggaaaggaaggaaagaagaaagggagtgaggaaagaaaacaatgctGTTACAAACTGCCAAGGGTGGGGAGACAATCTCTTTCTGATGCAATCGATACCAATTGCCAGTGGGTGGTGCTGAATAGAAGCAGGAAACTGGGCATTTCATAGAAAGTCACATAGCTGGTAGAAAATAAGACAAATCCAAATTCCTGGCATAATACTGCCCAAATCTATCTGGtacaaatgattaataaaatttcaaaattaataaattcCTTTCATAATGTTTCATGTTCCTGGGTATGATATTCTCAATTGAATTTAGGGTCTTTTCACAATCTCACTAATGGAAGTcaacattttctctttatctGCAAGCAtgacacacatatgcatacattaaACAAAATTCTTAGTGTAGTTAAAAATCCTTAAGTcaggaatcagaagatctgagtaTTAACACAACTTGCTACTAACTACAcctcctctctgtctcagttttttcatttgtgatttgAGGAAGCCGAATTTGACAATATCATTTTGTTCCTCCTTTAATTCAATTCCTTTCCACCATTTTTTCTTGagtcttttattaaattttaggGATTGAAATACATTCTCTTGTTTCAAAGAACTtcaatatcccagtcactaacaaAGCCCAAATTAACAAGTGAAGTTTGtgcatcaacattcatttgtAATAGCTCTTGCTCTCCCCCTTTTCCAAGGATGGAAAACAATTCTTTCTCATCTTCGACCAAGTTTGTGAGAGTTGACCTCACTTGTTTGGCAGTAATTAAAAACCCTTCACCTTAGGTCAGAACTTGCAGAAAATCAACATTTGCTTTGTGAAGGTCCCTTTTCAGGTAAAAGTCCCCTCCTCACAATTCTGATATCTTATTATCTTATGACTTCTAACTCACTCTACACACACATTTTGCCTACAGCAAGATAGGATATAGTAAATTGTATGGATCTCTTTCAGTTGTTAACCAAACTACTGCCCTATCTGTCACCTATTTTAAGAACACACTTCAAAGATGGCAGGATCCTGAGGAATAGTTactgaaactgaggcaaataatgtATATGTGTTGGGGCCATtaggaaaatgagataaaaggaGAGTGTGAGGATTCTAAAGTACTCTAGAAGCATCACTAAGAAAGCCAATATATTAATGAGCTATGATTTCATAGGTATGAGAATTCACTTCAACAAAGATTGTAATTTATGTTTTTAGAGGGTTGCCCAGGATTCAGAGACAATAAGTAACTTGCTCATGTTCCCATAGCTATTCAGTGTAAGCCTGaaaccaaggtttttttttttccattccaaatccaGGATGCAAACTGTTAGACAATACTATCTCCCTAACAAGAACAGTaggatttaaattttatatttcattcaagATGTCATCAgagtaaaagaaatgaagatgggTCAAGGCAAAAGGAAAGGAGGACAATTGATCCCTGGGAATAGAAGagcaaaagagatggaaaaatgagaaggaagaaggtaGAAGATAGAGAGGAGTCAGTAGgctaagagaaagagatagaaagcaaATGTTTATGAATTCATGATCCTCTGTTTCAGAGAAGTACTTCATGAATCTCTTTGTGTGACCTATGCCTTTCCAAACTTGTGATGCCTAATCTTCCTCTAAATTTGTAAAGTCAATTGGTTTTTCTTCCTTAAGAGCAGCTatatggtacagtggacagaggtctgggctggagtcaggaagatatgaattcaaatctagcttcagacccttactagctatgtcatgctgggcaagtcacttaatctttatctgcctcagttaaaatggggaaaataatagcacctatcttccatgGCTGCcaacaaagatcaaatgagatatttgtaaagcacttatccTGAcatagagtaggcacttaataaatgtttattcctttccactcaaagcttttcttttcttatgcgTAAGGAGGTAAATGTTCACAATATTACATTCCCTATACATTGCCAACAAATTATCTCTTTCAACTTTCACCCTCAATGCCAACAAAGTCATTAATTTGCTCATTCATTACCTCTACTCTTCATGTAGCTACTTCCAGGAAGATCCTCAGTGATGACTTGTTCATAAGGTAGGTGACCATCTCTAAGTTTTTCATATACATCTAACCCAGATGGAATAGGTACTTGCCATTTCGAATTTTCAAGGTCACCACAGAGCTTCATATATTTTCCTGATGTTCACCCAGAATACCTATCCCTTGTATAGACACGGAAagacaatggaaagaaaagaacaatgaaatggGTGAAACTTTCTGTCTAGACAACTACTACCTGTCTCATATCCATTATACTCCTGGTTGTGATACAGTGACTCTAATTGAGGTCCTCAGCATCCAGAGTCCTTTCAACACAGCTAGAAATGAAAAACCCCTAAGGGAAAAACATATCAGAGCTAGGAATCATCTGTCCtttgacaaaagacaaaaaaagaaagaaagaaagaaaaaagaaagaaagaaagaaatctcccCTTTGTTATATAAGAAAAGCCAGCACTTTTCCATATTCTCTGTCCCCACCCTCCTTCCAAATAAAAACATCTGgttctatatctggtcactgagAGTTTCGATTTCCAAAAGCAACAGGAATTTGCTGCTTGCAGCCTGACTTTTCCTGTGGTCCAGCCTAATATGCTCTTCTAACCTTCATGTGCTCTCACACTAAATCCAGATATTCTCTtgcttttctcatctctttcctttATGACCCTTATAAGTGTTTCTGGGAAGTCCTCGGCCATCATCTTAGTATGACATGAAGGGGGATGCCCAAGTCCCTTACTTACCTCTAACCCAGGATGAGAGAGAGAGTATATTATCTCACACTTTCCACACTCCCCTACATTTTCAAACCTCTCCCTGACCTCCAGACACACAGACATGGCCCAGGGGAGGGAAGGTGAGGTTTTCCCAAGGGAGAATAAGATGAGGCCAAATTCTGAAAACAGAATTGAGGACGGTGTCACTGGTAGCAGAGGAGCTCTGGGAGTTATTAAAAGTACCTCAAGAACAATAGTCTTTAAGAGACCCATTACAGAACAAAAGTATCAAAAGCATTACAGATATTAGGGCTTCTCTAGGTGTAGGACTTCAGGGATTTGGAAGGATTACAGTCccttaaaatgaaataaacttcCAGGGAGCTTTAGTAGAGAAACTTTCAAAATAAGAAGGTGGAAATTCAGCACCACAGACAGGGAAGTGCTTTCTTTTGGGCAACCAGATGAAAAGTCCAAAACTTGCTAAATAACtagagtgtgtatatgtatgtgtgtgtgtgtgtgtgtgtgtgtgtgtgtgtgtgtgtgtgtgtgtgtacagatatGGATATAGATGCAGGTGAAGTTGTTTTGTCTTTGTCTATGAATCATAATGAAGTTGAATGTTTTCTTATATTAATGTGATGGCTTAACCAATAACTAAATCACCTTGCTTCTTGTAGCACCAAGTAGACAAACGTTTttagtagagaaagaaaagaaaaggataaagtaCCTGGAATAAACAAAGATTACTAATATTTCTCATACATCTATGAAGGCAGAGTTCACAACTAACTATATAATATGATTGGAGATGTTTCCAGCCATGAAATCTCTCCCACTGACCCATAATATCAATTGTTAAAAATGGTCCTAAGTCACCGTCCATTAAGGTCAACTATTCAGTATTTCTGCTATGCAGACTGTTAATAAACACATGTTTCTTGGGAATGGAGCTGCATTTTTGTTATTGGCCTCCAATAAGCATCATTATAGGGTAGGAGAGGGTCATTAAGCAGGTAGTGATATAATTAGCTATTCTTCAATACAGAGTAGAACCTTTAGGGAATGGGACATAGGGATAAAAGTTTTGATTTGGGAAAGGGGGAGCTAAAACCTTTAGAGTATAATGGAAGAGGTCTTTCAATTAAACTTAGAATGGAGGGCACCACTGAATCCAAACATGAGATGTATCTATCTGTTCATGGATATGATCATTTTATTTGTCATTATTGAGGAGAATTCTGCTTTTATGAAAATATTGAGACCACAGAGGGACTATAGTTAACAATCAGAGACCCTACAATCTAAACAAAGAATTGAGATGTTACTGCAGACCTTTAGGAAGTATAGAgtcacatatttttaaaactccatTAATGAGGTATGAAATTCCAAGAGACTAGAAAGGAATCCACAGAATAGGTCATCTTTAAAAGAGAAGTAGTTCAtgctctctgtccctttctctgtctctgactctctctgtctctgtctctctcttttttttttctctctctctctcctctctccccatttGAGTGAAGAGAAAAAAGCTATTATAGACCTGCAGGTGAGGAGCAACTTTGTGCTCTCACTTACCCAAAGTCCTTATGAGGCCAATGGATATATAGTCTTTTCCTATAAGCTTGTTCTGAGGTAGAGAGACTATTGTTTGTGTCTTTCCTTTGACACAGGGTTTTCTGGCACTTCAAAAGGTCTAAGAAGCAGAAGTCCAGGAATTGAAGTCCATATAAGAGTTTTGTAGCATTTAAGCCTCATGGGGTGCCAGAAACCTATTTGAGTGAGCATATCTGTGGCTGGCAAGATGTCATGGCTTAAAGAGATCAACTGATCTCATGACTATGCCACATTTAGAAGTAAATTTGATAAGGAAACTGCTTTAAGTCAATTATTTGAGTCAATTATTTTCAGGTACCAAAGTGTGGAGATGGGGTAAAGAGAAAGTGTATGCTCCTGGTTGGTAATATGTCTGTACTattgtaatttatatattttttcagtaaaaattcaaaaataagagaaaaggaagtgacTCAATTTTGGGTCACTCAATTGACCTACAATATGCAAAAAGATTCTATGAAGATTCCACCAAAGAATGCAAACGTGGGATTTATTTATCCATGGatttgaatatgaatattttatgagAAATTGTAGGTACCTCACAAATTATATATCATGACCCATTCATGTGATAACTCCTGAAAACTAGACGGTCTGTTCTCCTGTGTGCTCTATGATCAGGGCCTAGTATGAATAGGTTCCTCAGGGAATTGGGAACAGTAATTAGGATATTAAAGGACATATTTAAAGTACCAGACAATTTTACAATCATATCTTTAGAGACTGAACAAGAGGAGAGATTTCTATTCAATACTAGCAATATGCAATGTGAAGccaaattgaaaggaaaaaagaaattcaatagggacaaatataaaattctctgctCAAAAATTCATTATATAATAAGGAAGGACTGACAAACCCAAGAACAGAAAGCCCAGAGGTATTTTGAAGAAATAGTGTCACTTTTAGCTAGGATCAGTGTTCTGAAGATCCTATGTATCCTTTAGAAAGACTTTTCACAAATCTCAGTTTTATGACTGTGTCCTAACCTAGGTAATAATTATTTAGTATTCCCCTAATAGTAGCACCAGATCCTTTTATAAGCACACAGTACCAAGCAtcaaaacataaagaaatttttcttaGCACAAATGTCACAGAAAGGGCCTGAGCCCAGAGAGAGCCAAGAATCCCTTTTCTCTGGCCAGAGAACTGCTACTTCTTCCTAGGGACCTATAAAAAATGTATTACTTATAGTgctacattatatataatagacCTGTGATAAAGACCAATAACATGGGGTTCactaaaaagtcaagaaaatactACCAATCTATTAGGTCATCTCCCTATATGGAACAATGTGGAGTACAAACCTAGATGGTTCTTGTTCCTCTATCCTCATCCCCAGTCACTACCAAGAGGAGTTGACACTTCTAAATCCAGATAAACCTAAGAGGCAGGGATTCAAGAGATAATAATCAAGAGATATTGCTTCCCCTTAGGGAATGTCCAACTCATAAATTAAAACACCCTGCTTGGGACAGGGTTGGGAGTGCagagagtgaaaaggaaaaaagacctgATTCACTCCTCTTTGCCTCATTATTCTTTCATTGGTTTCACTTCCATTCACTCCTGTTCTTCCTTCCCCACCTTCTCCTTCAATCCTGTTACTTGTTTCATTATTCTTTTATCAACCTGTAGATGCTCCTGTACATACTCTTCCTACTCTGCTGATCCTGCTCTTTATTCCTTCAGGCAATGAAGAGCAGAGCCAGTTGCTGCTCCCTGTGCTGCATCTGTTGAGCAAACTGCAAGCCTATTCCAATGTTCCAGCTACAGAAGTATAATGTGCAGAATGGGGGAATAATAGTCATTTTGGTCTCATCCATATTTAGACTCCATCTGGAATATTGTAGTCCATTCTGGGCATCGCATGTTAAAAAGGACTTTGACAAGCTGGAATGGGTAAGGAGGAGTGGAACCAGATTGTCAAGGGGACTGGAAACAATGCGATTAAGAAACATATTGAAATAACTATggaagactgaaaaagaaaaagttaaggaaatcatgattgctaatttaaattatttgaagggCTTTCATGTGTAAGAAGagttagatttgttctgcttggttccaaaggGTTGAATTAATAATCATGATTCCCCTAACTTTTTCTGCTTAGTtccagaggggaaaaattgagcTCAAGTATGggaaaaacttcccaacaatatgagctttgaagaaaaaagaaaaagcttcccCAGAGATAATAAGGGTGTTCAACTGGAAAAACACTCAcccacacatatgtgtgtatatgtgtgtgtgtgaatatatatataatatatgcatatataatatatatatatatatatataaaatttgttggGAGTGTTGGAATATTGTATTAAAGGACATATTTAAAATGCCAGACAATTTCACATCATATCTTTGGAAAATGAACAAGATGAGAGATTTCTATTCAATACTAGCAATATGCAATGTGAGGccaaattgaaaggaaaaaagaaattcaatagggacaaatataaagttctctgctCTCAGCAGGTTCCTGCTGCAGATACAGTTCAGAGAAGGTGacccctgaggtcccttccaactctataaTTCTAAGATGCTATTTCAAGTACCAAATTTGCTGCAAGTGAACTGTGTAATAttggaagtcatttaatttctcagagatttagtttccttatctgaaaatgggAGTTGTACTTCGTAACTTACATGGTTAAagtaaagatgaaatgagattatATTGATAAAGTGTTTTGCTAAAGTATTGATGCAGAAAAATCACTGAACTTGAATGTaagagacatgagttcaaattctgattctaatttttattagccatgtgactatggacaagtcacatTTACTTTCcctgggtttcaatttcttcaactggaaaaaatagaaatacttgTATTACTGACCTCAGATAACTATTGTGTGGAAAGTAAGTATACTGCTTTATACAAAATAGTATAACTTAAACTGATATAGACATAATATCATAGAtgtaaagctggaagggacctcagaggctttctagtccaatcccctcatcttacagatggagaaattgagtcCCAAAGAAGTAAAGTGACACCCAACAGCACAcagaagcattattattattatcatataaatgtgaattgttttcttatctttcttaccATTCTTATCTTTTCTTGTGTAGTTCTTGACAATGGAGTTATTCACAATCCAGAAGAAGCAAGCAGCCCAAAAG includes:
- the LOC127558729 gene encoding olfactory receptor 4D2-like, producing the protein MEAGNFTKVTEFVFLGLSETRELQDFLFLVFLIVYITTILGNLLIMVIVTSDNRLHTPMYFLLRNLAVVDVCFSSVTTPKMLIDFISESKTISYQGCMTQIFFFHFLGGATVFFLSVMAFDRYIAISRPLHYITIMNPQMCFGLVVAAWAGGFAHSIVQLALLLPLPFCGPSILDNFYCDVPQVLRLACTDTSFLELLMITNSGMLDLIWFLILLASYTVILVMLRSHSGEARRKASLTCTTHIIVVSLIFVPCIYTYARPFTTFPRGKVISISYSVMTHMLNPIIYTLQKQEMKSAVRMLWT